Part of the Planctomycetia bacterium genome is shown below.
GAACGATTTTCCTCGACGAGATCGGCACCGCCAGCGCCGGCATGCAAGTCAAATTACTGCGCGTGTTGCAGGAACTGGAATTCGAACCAGTTGGCGGCTCGAAGACCTTCCACGTCGACGTGCGCGTCATCCTGGCGACGAACGAAGACCTGAGTCAGCTCGTCACACAGGGCCGCTTTCGGCAGGACCTGTTCTATCGCGTCAATGTGATCAACATCGAGTTACCGTCGCTGCGCGATCGGCTGTCGGATATCCCGATCCTGGCCAAACATTTCCTCGCCGAAGTCTGCCAAGAGACCGGCAAGAAAGTGCGCGGCTTCACCGAGGAATCGCTCGGCGCGTTCCAGCGTTATCGCTGGCCCGGCAACGTGCGCGAATTGCAAAACGTCGTCGAACGCGCGGTGTTGCTTGGCAAGGGGGACCAGGTCCGGGTGGAGGATCTGCCCCCCAGCCTGGTGCAAGCGGCGCCATTGCTCGTCCATCCAGTCGGCAATCGCACGTTGAAGGAAGCCCTCGAAGGACCGGAACGGCAGATCATTCTGGAAGTGCTGGAGATGCACCGCTGGAATCGGCATCTCACGGCCGACGCGCTCGGCATCAATCGCACGACGCTCTACAAGAAGATGAAGCGCCTCGGGCTGGAAGACGATCATCGCCAGCCGGTGGCTGGGTAAAGGAGTCGACGGCCATATCGGCACTAGCCCGACGCGCAAGCGAGGGGGCTCTGGCGGTGGGATTTGAGTAAACGTCGTACCCAGCTCCGCGCTTGCTCCCCCTCGCTTGCGCGTCGGGCTAGTGTGCGTAGTCCGCAGCTGATTGTTTGGCGACCTACACTTGCTCGCTCGAGTCTGTGTGACTCCTACCCTGTCGAACATCGCCTTTGCGCTTCCATGGACGCCACGCTCCTCCTACTTGGCCTGGTCGGATTGCTGGCCGCGGGAGGCGTGCTGGAATCGTGGACGCATCGCCGGCGCTTGCGGCAAATTCCCATTCGCATTCACGTCAACGGCACGCGCGGCAAATCGAGCGTGACGCGATTGATCGCTGCCGGACTGCGCGCGGGCGGGATTCGCACCTGCGCCAAAACGACCGGCACGCTGCCCCGAATGATCTTGCCGGATGGCCGCGAGTATCCCGTGTTTCGTCCGGCCAAACCGAATGTCATCGAACAACTGCGGATCGTCGACGCCGCGTCGGAGTTTGGCGCCGAAGCGCTCGTCATCGAGTGCATGGCGCTGATTCCGACGCTGCAATGGCTCTCCGAATCCCGGCTCGTCCGCGCGACGCACGGCGTGATCACCAACGCTCGTGAAGATCACCTGGACGTCATGGGCCCCACGGAACATGACGTGGCCTGCGCGCTGGCCGCTACGGTGCCAGTGCAAGGAACGCTTTACACTTCGGAACAACGCCGGCTCGATGTCTTCGCCAACGCGGCGCGCGATCGGAGCACGAACCTGGTCGCCGTCGGACAATCCGACGTCGACGCCATCACGCCGGACGACCTGGCAGGATTCAGCTACATGGAACATGAAGACAACGTCGCCTTGGCGTTGCAGGTGTGCGCGGACCTCGGCGTCGATCGCGAGACGGCGCTCCAAGGCATGTGGGACG
Proteins encoded:
- the pgsB gene encoding poly-gamma-glutamate synthase PgsB, which codes for MDATLLLLGLVGLLAAGGVLESWTHRRRLRQIPIRIHVNGTRGKSSVTRLIAAGLRAGGIRTCAKTTGTLPRMILPDGREYPVFRPAKPNVIEQLRIVDAASEFGAEALVIECMALIPTLQWLSESRLVRATHGVITNAREDHLDVMGPTEHDVACALAATVPVQGTLYTSEQRRLDVFANAARDRSTNLVAVGQSDVDAITPDDLAGFSYMEHEDNVALALQVCADLGVDRETALQGMWDATPDPGAMTAHEIEFFGRKLYFVNGFAANDPESTEQIWNLAIARFPDVERRIAIFNCRADRPDRSRQLAIACAAWQPADHYILIGSGAYIFARAAEKAGMNLLKFTFAEDRRVEEIFETVVELAGASALVMGMANIGGPGLDVVRYFANRGRPKHHAETARQRAPVEAFT